Proteins found in one Thalassomonas actiniarum genomic segment:
- a CDS encoding SymE family type I addiction module toxin codes for MAEYHHTSEPGSAKVKYPIYRQLTVQETICGTAAKSRGIGINYVPVKLEPCIVLRGKWLKLAGFPIGEKTSITVNQGEIVITPKQSEVTVDTNRATEG; via the coding sequence ATGGCTGAATATCATCATACGTCAGAGCCAGGCTCGGCAAAAGTAAAATATCCCATTTATCGGCAACTTACCGTGCAGGAAACCATTTGTGGCACGGCAGCGAAAAGCCGCGGCATAGGTATTAACTATGTGCCGGTAAAGCTTGAACCTTGTATTGTGCTCAGGGGAAAGTGGCTCAAACTAGCTGGTTTTCCCATTGGAGAAAAAACCTCTATTACGGTAAATCAGGGAGAAATAGTCATCACACCTAAGCAATCTGAGGTCACGGTCGATACTAACCGGGCTACTGAGGGCTAG